Proteins encoded in a region of the Rhizobium sp. CC-YZS058 genome:
- a CDS encoding FAD-dependent oxidoreductase — MSYTNFTLETDQNGIALVTWDMPGKSMNVITQEVLAELDAIVDQVAGDAAIKGAVITSGKAAFSGGADLSMIKGMFSFYEEQKAIDPDQAAAKLFELAGSLTRVFRKLETSGKPWVSAINGTCMGGAFELSLACHGRIASNQKSVKIALPEVKVGIFPGAGGTQRVPRLTNAQDALQMMTTGQTLTPQRAKAMGLVHALAEPDALIDTAKAMIRDGLKPVQPWDERGFKAPGGGIWTPASAQLWPAASGILRRETYGNYPGAHAILKCVYEGLQVPFDTGLKIEQRYFTEILQTTEAFSMIRSLFISMQELGKGARRPGGVDKTKFETIGVVGAGFMGASIAYVAAAAGIKVILIDRDEEAAAKGKSHSEGLVKDSVRKGRISQDDGVALLDRITPTADYGALSDVKLVIEAVFEDRKVKTDVIAKVEAVLAEDAIFASNTSTLPISGLAEASKRPDRFIGIHFFSPVEKMTLTEVILGEKTGDAALAAALDFVGQIKKTPIVVNDTRGFYVNRCVFRYIHEAYDMLLEGVPPAMIENAAKMAGMPVGPLSLNDEVAIDLSQKILKASIADLGAASVDPRHMALINTMVDDLDRRGRKNGKGFYDYPAKPAKKHLWQGLSELFPKKPAEAVGVERLKQRFLVTIALEAARTIEEGIVTDPREADVGSILGFGFAPYTGGTLSYIDGMGLKTFAALCETLARDHGSHFAPTPLIKEMAERGETFYGRFDPYGAVEKAA; from the coding sequence ATGAGCTACACCAATTTCACGCTGGAGACGGATCAGAACGGCATCGCGCTTGTGACCTGGGACATGCCGGGCAAGTCGATGAACGTCATTACCCAGGAGGTGCTGGCCGAACTCGATGCGATCGTTGACCAGGTGGCGGGCGATGCAGCGATCAAGGGCGCCGTCATCACCTCTGGCAAGGCGGCCTTTTCCGGCGGCGCCGATCTCTCCATGATCAAGGGCATGTTCTCCTTCTACGAGGAGCAGAAGGCGATCGATCCGGACCAGGCGGCGGCCAAGCTCTTCGAGCTCGCCGGCAGCCTGACGCGGGTATTCCGCAAGCTGGAAACCAGCGGCAAGCCTTGGGTGTCGGCGATCAACGGCACCTGCATGGGCGGCGCCTTCGAGCTTTCGCTCGCTTGCCATGGCCGCATCGCCTCCAATCAGAAATCGGTGAAGATCGCCCTGCCCGAGGTCAAGGTCGGCATCTTCCCCGGTGCCGGCGGCACGCAGCGCGTGCCGCGGCTGACCAATGCGCAGGACGCGCTGCAGATGATGACGACCGGCCAGACGCTGACGCCGCAGCGCGCCAAGGCCATGGGCCTCGTCCACGCGCTCGCAGAACCCGACGCGCTAATCGACACGGCCAAGGCGATGATCCGCGATGGGCTGAAGCCCGTGCAGCCCTGGGACGAGCGTGGCTTCAAGGCACCGGGCGGCGGCATCTGGACGCCGGCCTCGGCGCAGCTCTGGCCGGCCGCCTCCGGCATTCTGCGCCGCGAGACCTATGGCAACTATCCGGGTGCACATGCCATCCTCAAATGCGTCTATGAGGGGCTGCAGGTGCCCTTCGACACGGGCCTGAAAATCGAGCAGCGCTATTTCACCGAGATCCTCCAGACGACCGAGGCCTTCTCGATGATCCGCTCGCTGTTCATTTCCATGCAGGAACTGGGCAAGGGGGCCCGCCGGCCGGGGGGCGTGGACAAGACGAAATTCGAGACGATCGGCGTCGTCGGCGCCGGTTTCATGGGCGCCTCGATCGCCTATGTAGCCGCCGCCGCCGGCATCAAGGTCATCCTCATCGACCGCGACGAGGAAGCAGCCGCCAAGGGCAAGAGCCATTCGGAAGGGCTGGTCAAGGATTCGGTCCGCAAGGGCCGGATCAGCCAGGACGATGGCGTGGCGCTGCTCGACAGGATCACGCCCACGGCCGATTATGGCGCGCTTTCGGATGTGAAGCTGGTCATCGAGGCCGTGTTCGAGGACCGGAAGGTCAAGACCGATGTGATTGCCAAGGTGGAGGCGGTGCTGGCCGAGGATGCGATTTTTGCCTCCAACACCTCCACCCTGCCGATTTCCGGCCTCGCCGAGGCCTCGAAGCGGCCGGATCGCTTCATCGGCATTCACTTCTTCTCGCCAGTGGAAAAGATGACGCTGACCGAGGTGATCCTCGGCGAGAAGACCGGGGACGCTGCACTCGCCGCCGCGCTCGATTTCGTCGGCCAGATCAAGAAGACGCCGATCGTCGTCAACGATACGCGCGGCTTCTACGTCAACCGCTGCGTCTTCCGCTACATCCACGAAGCCTATGACATGCTGCTCGAGGGCGTGCCGCCGGCCATGATCGAGAATGCCGCCAAGATGGCCGGCATGCCGGTCGGCCCGCTTTCGCTCAACGACGAGGTCGCGATCGACCTGTCTCAGAAGATCCTCAAGGCCTCCATCGCCGATCTCGGCGCGGCCTCGGTCGACCCGCGGCATATGGCGCTGATCAACACGATGGTCGACGATCTCGACCGGCGGGGCCGAAAGAACGGCAAGGGCTTCTACGACTATCCGGCCAAGCCGGCGAAGAAACACCTCTGGCAGGGGCTGAGCGAACTCTTCCCAAAGAAGCCGGCGGAAGCAGTCGGCGTCGAAAGGCTGAAGCAGCGCTTCCTCGTCACCATCGCGCTCGAAGCCGCCCGCACGATCGAGGAAGGCATCGTTACCGATCCGCGCGAGGCCGATGTCGGCTCCATCCTCGGCTTCGGCTTTGCGCCCTACACCGGCGGAACGCTCTCCTATATCGACGGCATGGGCTTGAAAACCTTCGCCGCGCTCTGCGAGACGCTCGCCCGCGACCACGGCAGCCACTTCGCGCCGACCCCTCTCATCAAGGAAATGGCTGAGCGCGGCGAAACCTTCTACGGCCGCTTCGATCCCTATGGTGCGGTCGAGAAGGCGGCCTGA
- a CDS encoding type II toxin-antitoxin system RelB/DinJ family antitoxin — protein sequence MTARTSILHIQVDDETRERAAQALDAMGLSLSDGIGLFLRRVRDEQDLPFDLARPNAETRAAMQEANSIVAGNTPRFENGPALIDALDSGEDR from the coding sequence ATGACCGCACGCACATCCATACTGCATATTCAGGTGGACGATGAGACGAGAGAGAGGGCAGCTCAGGCACTCGATGCCATGGGGCTGTCTCTTTCGGACGGCATCGGCCTGTTCCTTCGGCGCGTGCGCGACGAGCAGGACCTGCCCTTCGATCTCGCACGTCCGAATGCCGAGACCCGCGCGGCCATGCAGGAAGCAAATTCGATCGTCGCTGGGAACACGCCCCGCTTCGAAAACGGCCCTGCGCTGATCGACGCGCTCGACAGCGGTGAAGACCGGTAA
- a CDS encoding type II toxin-antitoxin system YafQ family toxin, translating to MKTGKRAAPPRRADFTRAFLRDWERLSCSGRLGLARMKEAMLLLIANDGPLPAQSMDHPLKGTLSAFRECHIGGDFLLMYRLEEGAPGLVVFVRAGTHAALFES from the coding sequence GTGAAGACCGGTAAGCGGGCCGCGCCTCCGCGGCGCGCCGATTTTACCAGGGCCTTCCTGAGAGATTGGGAACGGCTTTCCTGCTCCGGCCGGCTCGGCCTGGCGCGGATGAAGGAGGCGATGTTATTGTTGATCGCCAATGATGGACCGCTTCCGGCGCAGTCGATGGATCACCCCCTCAAAGGCACTCTCAGCGCCTTTCGGGAATGCCATATCGGTGGCGATTTTCTGTTGATGTACCGGCTGGAGGAAGGGGCGCCCGGGCTTGTGGTCTTCGTGCGTGCAGGTACGCATGCCGCCCTCTTCGAGAGCTGA
- a CDS encoding Tim44 domain-containing protein gives MARFSRSLAMVAVALTVVVAATDFAEARRAGGGFGSRGTRTFSAPPVTRTAPAPAAPVERTMTPQTTRPGANQTQPGIGQTAQARRPGGFFSGFGGSLLGGLALGGLIGMMMGHGFGGVAGMFGMLFQLLLIAGLVMLAMRFFARRNAPRPAGAYGSAREANGGYDGRPGGAGFTIPKIGGGPAAQAAAAPKRAGVSDEIGIGPADLDRFETMLKDVQTAYGAEDYGALRRLTTPEAMSWLAEELSENATNGVRNEVRDVRLLQGDLAEAWREEGGEYATVAMRYESIDVTRDRATGKVVEGDPDRPTEATEIWTFFRRPNTQWQVSAIQGVQG, from the coding sequence ATGGCTCGCTTTTCACGCTCGCTCGCAATGGTCGCCGTGGCACTCACGGTCGTCGTCGCGGCCACGGATTTCGCGGAGGCGCGGCGCGCCGGCGGCGGGTTCGGCAGCCGTGGAACGCGCACCTTCTCCGCTCCTCCGGTCACCCGCACCGCGCCCGCTCCGGCGGCCCCCGTCGAGCGGACGATGACGCCGCAGACGACGCGTCCAGGCGCCAACCAGACCCAGCCCGGCATCGGCCAGACGGCGCAGGCGCGCCGGCCCGGCGGCTTCTTCTCCGGCTTCGGCGGCTCGCTGCTCGGCGGTCTCGCGCTGGGCGGCCTGATCGGCATGATGATGGGCCATGGCTTCGGCGGCGTCGCCGGCATGTTCGGCATGCTCTTCCAGCTCCTGCTGATCGCCGGCCTCGTCATGCTCGCCATGCGCTTCTTCGCCCGCCGCAACGCGCCGCGCCCGGCTGGTGCCTATGGCTCCGCGCGCGAGGCGAATGGCGGCTATGATGGACGTCCGGGCGGCGCCGGCTTCACCATTCCGAAGATCGGTGGTGGCCCGGCGGCACAGGCGGCCGCAGCGCCGAAGCGCGCCGGCGTGAGCGATGAAATCGGCATCGGCCCGGCCGATCTCGACCGGTTCGAGACGATGCTGAAGGATGTTCAGACGGCCTATGGCGCCGAGGATTACGGTGCGCTGCGCCGGCTGACCACGCCGGAGGCCATGAGCTGGCTTGCCGAAGAACTGAGCGAAAACGCCACCAACGGCGTACGCAACGAGGTGCGCGACGTCCGCCTGCTGCAGGGCGATCTCGCCGAGGCTTGGCGCGAAGAAGGTGGCGAGTACGCCACGGTCGCCATGCGCTATGAGAGCATCGACGTCACCCGCGACCGTGCGACCGGCAAGGTGGTCGAAGGCGATCCGGACCGGCCGACGGAAGCAACGGAAATCTGGACCTTCTTCCGCCGCCCCAACACCCAATGGCAGGTTTCGGCCATCCAGGGCGTGCAGGGTTGA
- a CDS encoding glycerophosphodiester phosphodiesterase family protein, translating to MRWPFLLLAGLALAAAPAPVSPRAPRAAEVTRTSQILGRLTDANQWRAHVMVVAHRTGWKENGRIVRPENSLEAIRNAIALGAEMIELDVRQTSDGTLVLMHDDFLDRTTTCRGETAKTSLARLKTCHLVIEGTGRATQETVPTLEDAFAVTKGQILVNIDNKLTRKILPRVAALARAHGMAQEILIKENLWNETRIGEARSLIAAVGPDVTFLPILADDAVREAGFMARATSATHAPAAELVHWHVDGTPLTADGGPLFSAKARAAAIRGNWHLWANTYPIVNRAPGPQAGGRGDELAVRDGRFAESWGFWIDRGATILQTDEPKALIAWLDQNGYRIPYDLTN from the coding sequence ATGCGTTGGCCTTTCCTCCTTCTCGCCGGCCTCGCGCTGGCTGCAGCGCCGGCACCTGTTTCGCCACGCGCTCCGCGCGCCGCCGAGGTAACCCGGACCAGCCAGATCCTTGGCCGACTGACCGATGCCAATCAGTGGCGCGCCCATGTCATGGTCGTTGCCCACCGAACGGGGTGGAAGGAGAATGGCCGGATCGTGCGGCCGGAAAATTCGCTGGAAGCGATCCGCAACGCCATCGCGCTTGGCGCAGAGATGATCGAGCTGGACGTCCGCCAAACCAGCGACGGCACGCTGGTGCTGATGCATGACGATTTTCTCGACCGCACCACGACCTGCCGCGGCGAGACGGCGAAGACGTCGCTTGCCCGCCTGAAAACCTGCCATCTCGTCATCGAGGGCACCGGCCGCGCGACGCAGGAGACCGTGCCGACCTTGGAAGACGCCTTCGCCGTCACCAAAGGGCAGATCCTCGTCAATATCGACAACAAGCTGACGCGCAAGATCCTGCCGCGCGTGGCGGCGCTTGCCCGTGCCCATGGCATGGCGCAGGAGATCCTGATCAAGGAAAACCTCTGGAACGAGACGCGGATCGGCGAGGCGAGGTCTCTCATCGCCGCTGTCGGACCGGATGTCACCTTCCTGCCGATCCTGGCCGATGATGCCGTTCGCGAGGCGGGCTTCATGGCCCGCGCCACCTCCGCGACCCATGCACCGGCCGCCGAGCTCGTCCACTGGCATGTCGACGGCACGCCGCTGACCGCCGATGGCGGGCCGCTTTTCTCCGCCAAGGCGAGGGCCGCCGCCATTCGCGGCAACTGGCATCTCTGGGCCAACACCTATCCGATCGTCAACCGCGCGCCGGGCCCGCAGGCCGGCGGCCGGGGCGATGAGCTGGCGGTGCGCGATGGCCGGTTTGCCGAAAGCTGGGGATTCTGGATCGACCGCGGCGCCACCATTCTGCAGACTGACGAACCGAAAGCGCTGATCGCCTGGCTCGACCAGAACGGCTACCGGATCCCCTATGATCTGACCAACTGA
- a CDS encoding DUF4174 domain-containing protein: MKALLAALIFACFVPGLASTAGLDTFAWKNRVLLVVAGAGNSMLAQQRQGIAAQRAALAERDMVVLQVSGDTVTPLYGNAPGVTAGELLNAAKIDPSASGFQAVLIGKDGGVKLRQDRPVTAEALFGLIDAMPMRAGEQRGAKSSRP; encoded by the coding sequence ATGAAAGCCCTCCTTGCCGCTCTCATCTTCGCCTGTTTCGTGCCAGGTCTGGCCAGCACCGCGGGGCTCGATACCTTCGCCTGGAAGAACCGCGTGCTGCTGGTGGTCGCAGGGGCCGGGAACAGCATGCTCGCGCAGCAGCGGCAGGGGATCGCCGCGCAGCGAGCCGCGCTTGCCGAGCGCGACATGGTCGTGCTGCAGGTGAGCGGCGACACGGTGACGCCGCTTTACGGCAATGCGCCGGGGGTCACCGCCGGAGAGCTTCTGAACGCCGCCAAGATCGATCCGAGCGCCAGCGGCTTCCAGGCCGTTCTGATCGGCAAGGATGGCGGGGTGAAGCTGCGCCAGGACCGCCCGGTCACCGCGGAGGCGCTGTTCGGCCTGATCGACGCGATGCCGATGCGCGCCGGGGAGCAGCGAGGGGCAAAGTCCTCCCGGCCGTGA
- a CDS encoding Nramp family divalent metal transporter, protein MSPHDTLLSTDRPHAGWRHAEPGEERRSLADVHSSVSVPKGGLWFRRFLAFVGPGYMVSVGYMDPGNWATDIAGGAQFGYTLLTVILLSNLMAILLQSLAARLGIATGRDLAQACRDAYPRPVGFVLWIACEIAIIACDLAEVIGTAIALKLLFGIPLIGGALITAADAVLLLFLMHRGFRFLEAFVIALLTIIAGCFIVQVIAAQPPVAAVLAGFLPSAEIVSNPAMLYIAIGIIGATVMPHNLYLHSSIVQTRAYERTEAGKREAIKFATADSTIALMLALFINASILIVAAAVFHTSGRTEVAEIEQAYELLSPLLGLGIASTLFAVALLASGLNSTITATLAGQIVMEGFLQLRIPNWARRLITRGIAIVPVVIITWIYGERGTAELLVLSQVILSMQLPFAVIPLVSFVTDREKMGRFVVSRWVGVLAWIVAAIIVVLNIKLLIDTFFS, encoded by the coding sequence ATGTCGCCTCACGATACCCTGCTTTCCACCGATCGACCCCATGCCGGCTGGCGCCATGCCGAACCGGGGGAGGAGCGCCGCAGCCTGGCGGATGTTCATTCGAGCGTGTCGGTGCCGAAGGGCGGGCTCTGGTTCCGGCGCTTCCTCGCCTTCGTCGGTCCCGGCTACATGGTCTCGGTCGGTTACATGGATCCCGGCAACTGGGCGACCGACATCGCCGGGGGCGCCCAGTTCGGCTATACGCTGCTGACCGTCATCCTGCTCTCCAACCTGATGGCCATTCTTCTGCAGTCGCTCGCCGCGCGACTCGGAATCGCCACCGGGCGCGATCTGGCGCAGGCCTGTCGCGATGCCTATCCGCGCCCCGTCGGCTTCGTGCTCTGGATCGCCTGTGAGATCGCCATCATCGCCTGCGATCTCGCCGAGGTGATCGGCACGGCCATCGCGCTCAAGCTCCTGTTCGGCATTCCGCTCATCGGTGGCGCGCTGATCACCGCGGCGGATGCCGTGCTCCTGCTCTTCCTCATGCATCGCGGCTTCCGCTTCCTGGAAGCCTTCGTCATCGCGCTGCTGACCATCATTGCCGGTTGCTTCATCGTTCAGGTCATCGCCGCCCAGCCGCCGGTGGCCGCCGTTCTGGCCGGCTTCCTGCCTTCGGCGGAGATCGTTTCCAACCCGGCCATGCTCTACATCGCCATCGGCATCATCGGCGCCACCGTCATGCCGCATAACCTCTACCTGCACTCCTCGATCGTGCAGACGCGCGCCTATGAGCGGACCGAGGCCGGCAAGCGGGAAGCGATCAAATTCGCCACCGCCGACAGCACCATCGCCCTCATGCTGGCCCTGTTCATCAATGCCTCGATCCTCATCGTCGCCGCGGCGGTCTTCCACACCTCGGGGCGTACGGAGGTGGCGGAGATCGAGCAGGCCTACGAGCTGCTGTCGCCGCTGCTCGGCCTCGGCATCGCCTCGACGCTCTTCGCCGTCGCGCTGCTCGCCTCGGGCCTCAATTCCACCATCACCGCCACACTGGCCGGTCAGATCGTCATGGAAGGCTTCCTGCAGCTGCGCATCCCCAACTGGGCGCGCCGGCTGATCACCCGCGGCATCGCCATCGTTCCGGTCGTCATCATCACCTGGATCTATGGCGAGCGCGGCACGGCCGAGCTTCTTGTGCTGAGCCAGGTCATCCTCTCCATGCAGCTGCCCTTCGCCGTCATTCCGCTGGTCAGCTTCGTCACCGACAGGGAGAAGATGGGCCGCTTCGTGGTGTCGCGCTGGGTGGGCGTTCTGGCCTGGATCGTCGCGGCCATCATCGTCGTGCTCAACATCAAGCTGCTGATCGACACCTTCTTCAGCTGA
- the mntR gene encoding manganese-binding transcriptional regulator MntR translates to MARRTVPRADPLPRAEIHSEGFRQTREARKGALIEDYVELIADLIEDGNEARQVDIAARLGVAQPTVAKMLARLAADGLVSRKPYRGVFLTEAGQKMAHASRERHQTVEALLKCLGVSTETARIDAEGIEHHVSEETLEAFRRFIAGKV, encoded by the coding sequence GTGGCGCGCCGTACCGTTCCCCGCGCTGATCCGCTTCCGCGCGCGGAGATCCACTCCGAAGGCTTCCGGCAGACCCGGGAGGCGCGCAAGGGCGCGCTGATCGAGGACTATGTCGAGCTGATCGCCGATCTGATCGAGGACGGCAACGAAGCCCGCCAGGTCGACATTGCCGCGCGGCTGGGCGTGGCGCAGCCGACGGTCGCCAAGATGCTGGCCCGGCTGGCGGCGGATGGGCTGGTCTCGCGCAAGCCCTATCGCGGGGTGTTTCTGACGGAAGCCGGCCAAAAGATGGCCCATGCCAGCCGCGAGCGCCACCAGACCGTGGAAGCGCTGCTGAAGTGCCTCGGCGTCAGCACCGAAACGGCGCGGATCGATGCCGAGGGCATCGAGCATCATGTCAGCGAGGAAACGCTGGAAGCGTTCCGCCGCTTCATTGCCGGCAAGGTCTGA
- a CDS encoding calcium:proton antiporter gives MVLSLIRSERFLILAILVGLATFFVEHSLIEAGRTVALIGAAVLVGAIILASMRVAHHAEVLAAKVGDPYGTMILTLSAVLVEVIILAILMSTAGSSPTLVRDTIYSAVMLDINGILGLAALLGGLKHGEQPYNDDSSRTYCVMILTAMGISMIVPEFVPRENWHYYSAFTIVAMITLYTVFLRMQVGPHSYFFSYSYPKTRRVAPAGKPGAAVPAAASASVSAGAAVGSSAAAAPAQAVVPAPSEAHEEAEDEPASRSIAVLIAGVVIIGGLAELLSGLMDAGLEGSGAPPILAAIVVAAISASPEIMTALRAALANRMQSVVNIALGASLSTVILTVPVMEGIALYTGQPFIMAMSPVQTVMITITLIAAAINLNDGETNAIEGMTHFVLFATFIMLSLLGL, from the coding sequence GTGGTGCTGTCTCTCATTCGCTCCGAGCGATTTCTCATCCTGGCGATCCTGGTCGGGCTGGCCACCTTCTTCGTCGAGCACAGCCTGATCGAGGCGGGCCGGACGGTGGCGCTGATCGGCGCTGCGGTGCTGGTCGGAGCGATCATCCTGGCGTCCATGCGCGTGGCCCATCACGCAGAAGTGCTGGCCGCCAAGGTGGGCGATCCCTACGGCACGATGATCCTGACCCTGTCGGCCGTTCTGGTCGAAGTGATCATCCTCGCCATTCTGATGAGCACGGCCGGAAGTTCGCCGACGCTCGTGCGCGACACGATCTATTCCGCCGTCATGCTGGATATCAACGGCATCCTCGGCCTTGCCGCCCTGCTCGGAGGCCTCAAGCATGGCGAGCAACCCTATAACGACGATTCGAGTCGCACCTATTGCGTGATGATCCTCACCGCCATGGGCATTTCGATGATCGTGCCGGAGTTCGTGCCGCGCGAAAACTGGCACTATTACTCCGCCTTCACCATCGTGGCGATGATCACGCTCTATACCGTGTTCCTGCGCATGCAGGTCGGCCCGCACAGCTATTTCTTCAGCTACAGCTATCCCAAGACCCGCCGCGTGGCCCCGGCCGGCAAGCCGGGCGCGGCTGTGCCCGCCGCGGCCTCCGCATCGGTCTCCGCGGGGGCGGCCGTCGGATCGTCCGCTGCTGCCGCACCGGCCCAGGCCGTCGTTCCGGCGCCGAGCGAGGCGCATGAGGAGGCGGAAGACGAGCCCGCGTCCCGCTCCATTGCCGTGCTCATTGCCGGGGTCGTCATCATCGGCGGTTTGGCGGAGCTGCTTTCCGGCCTGATGGATGCCGGTCTCGAAGGAAGCGGCGCGCCGCCGATCCTGGCCGCCATCGTGGTCGCCGCCATTTCCGCCTCGCCGGAGATCATGACGGCGCTGCGTGCCGCGCTCGCCAACCGCATGCAGTCGGTCGTCAACATCGCGCTCGGCGCCTCGCTGTCCACCGTCATCCTCACCGTGCCGGTCATGGAAGGCATTGCGCTCTATACCGGCCAGCCCTTCATCATGGCCATGTCGCCGGTGCAGACGGTGATGATCACCATCACGCTCATCGCCGCGGCGATCAACCTCAATGATGGCGAGACCAATGCGATCGAGGGCATGACGCATTTCGTGCTGTTCGCCACCTTCATCATGCTGTCGCTTCTGGGGCTCTAG
- a CDS encoding helix-turn-helix transcriptional regulator, with protein MLSHDRIWGAIDALAERHKMSPSGLARRAGLDPTSFNKSKRHSADGRERWPSTESISKVLDATGSTITQFMEFLRSEGEAAMDRTLPSQAVPLLGFAQAGAGGFFDDGGFPAGQGWDVVDFPAAQAKAGLYALEIQGDSMMPLYRDGDVLIVEPGAQVRRGDRVVVKTTEGEVMAKVLMRQSARAIELHSINPDHPNRSFDMKDIEWIARIIWASQ; from the coding sequence ATGCTCTCACATGACCGCATCTGGGGTGCGATCGACGCGCTCGCCGAGCGTCACAAGATGTCGCCCTCCGGCCTCGCCCGGCGCGCGGGTCTCGATCCGACATCGTTCAACAAGTCCAAGCGGCATTCGGCCGACGGGCGCGAGCGCTGGCCCTCGACGGAATCGATCTCCAAAGTGCTGGATGCCACGGGCTCGACCATCACCCAGTTCATGGAGTTCTTGCGCAGCGAAGGCGAAGCGGCGATGGACAGGACCCTGCCCTCGCAGGCCGTTCCGCTTCTCGGCTTCGCCCAGGCCGGCGCCGGCGGATTCTTTGATGATGGCGGCTTCCCCGCCGGGCAAGGCTGGGATGTGGTCGATTTTCCCGCCGCACAGGCCAAGGCCGGGCTTTACGCGCTGGAAATCCAGGGCGACAGCATGATGCCGCTCTATCGCGACGGCGATGTGCTGATCGTCGAGCCGGGCGCGCAGGTGCGCCGCGGCGACCGGGTGGTGGTCAAGACCACCGAGGGCGAGGTCATGGCCAAGGTGCTGATGCGCCAGAGCGCCCGCGCCATCGAACTCCACTCGATCAATCCCGACCATCCCAATCGCAGTTTCGACATGAAGGACATCGAATGGATCGCGCGTATCATCTGGGCCAGCCAGTGA
- a CDS encoding tellurite resistance TerB family protein, translating to MTSHLPAEDALIYAMVMMSAVDRAMSAGELEQIGGLLRTLPVFADFKTERLVTVAEDCAVLLAGPEGLDIALELMREALPPRLRETAYALAVEIAVVDGRIRSEEIRLLKLISDRLDLDRLVCAAIERGALAR from the coding sequence TTGACCTCGCATCTGCCCGCTGAGGATGCGCTGATCTATGCCATGGTCATGATGTCGGCCGTCGATCGTGCCATGTCGGCAGGCGAGCTCGAGCAGATCGGTGGATTGCTGCGCACCCTGCCGGTCTTCGCTGATTTCAAGACCGAGCGGCTGGTGACGGTCGCCGAAGATTGCGCGGTGCTGCTTGCCGGACCGGAAGGGCTCGATATCGCGCTCGAACTCATGCGCGAGGCCCTGCCGCCCCGTCTGCGAGAAACGGCCTATGCGCTGGCGGTGGAGATCGCCGTCGTCGATGGCCGCATTCGCAGCGAGGAGATCAGGCTCCTGAAACTGATCAGCGACCGGCTCGACCTCGACCGCCTCGTCTGTGCCGCGATCGAACGTGGCGCCCTTGCCCGCTAA
- a CDS encoding transporter substrate-binding domain-containing protein, with protein sequence MTRSALRQRLRFSLFLLSLLLGMAGVPLRAQEAVKDLPLAFDSRERIAKPDLSVLPRLRFLTTVDFPPFNFIDQSGRLSGFHVDLAREICRVLEVQPKCQIQAMTFAELQPGLSDRQGEVVMAGVAVTEELRRSFGFSRPYLRLPARFAANRKAFPASPSVEDLLARPVGLVAGTTHEAMFKAFFPGRDAQSFPERSALLQALKRGEVGSVFSDSLQLAFWTAGSEAAGCCQLVGEAYMSQRFLGEGLSLMTRKDEPALTQALDHALLELSRSGRLNEIYLRYFPTGIY encoded by the coding sequence ATGACGAGATCGGCCCTGCGGCAACGCCTGCGTTTCAGTCTTTTCTTATTAAGCTTACTTCTGGGCATGGCGGGCGTGCCTCTCCGGGCACAGGAAGCCGTCAAGGATCTGCCGCTGGCCTTCGACAGTCGGGAGCGGATCGCCAAGCCGGATCTGAGCGTGCTGCCTCGGCTTCGCTTTCTGACGACGGTCGATTTCCCGCCTTTCAACTTCATCGACCAGTCCGGCCGCCTCTCCGGTTTCCATGTCGATCTGGCGCGGGAGATCTGTCGCGTGCTCGAGGTGCAGCCGAAGTGCCAGATCCAGGCCATGACCTTCGCGGAGCTGCAACCGGGCCTAAGCGATCGGCAGGGCGAGGTGGTCATGGCCGGTGTGGCGGTGACCGAGGAGCTGCGCCGCAGCTTCGGCTTCAGCCGCCCTTATCTGCGTCTCCCCGCCCGCTTCGCGGCCAACCGCAAGGCTTTTCCCGCCTCACCCAGCGTGGAGGACCTCCTCGCACGGCCTGTCGGCCTTGTCGCCGGCACCACGCATGAAGCGATGTTCAAAGCCTTCTTTCCCGGCAGGGACGCGCAGAGTTTTCCCGAGCGCAGCGCGCTTCTGCAAGCGCTGAAGCGCGGAGAGGTCGGCTCCGTCTTTTCCGACAGCCTTCAGCTCGCCTTCTGGACGGCAGGCAGCGAGGCCGCCGGCTGCTGCCAGCTTGTGGGAGAAGCCTATATGTCGCAGCGCTTCCTTGGCGAAGGCCTGTCGCTGATGACGCGGAAGGACGAGCCGGCGCTGACCCAGGCGCTCGACCATGCGCTGCTGGAGCTGTCGCGCAGCGGCCGGCTGAACGAGATCTATCTGCGCTATTTCCCGACCGGCATTTACTGA